From the genome of Streptomyces sp. NBC_00659, one region includes:
- a CDS encoding roadblock/LC7 domain-containing protein yields MTAPKAAGPTATSNVSGELNWLLDELVDRVASINKAIVLSGDGLPTGASKDLTREDSEHLAAVASGFHSLAKGVGRHFEVGSVRQTVVELDEAFLFVTAAGDGSCLAVLSDADSDVGQVAYEMTLLVKRVGVHLASSPRTDLSSGG; encoded by the coding sequence ATGACCGCACCGAAGGCCGCAGGGCCCACCGCGACCAGCAATGTGTCCGGTGAACTGAACTGGCTGCTCGACGAACTGGTGGACCGCGTCGCCAGTATCAACAAGGCGATCGTGCTCTCCGGCGACGGCCTTCCCACCGGGGCCTCGAAGGACCTCACCCGGGAGGACAGCGAACACCTGGCCGCCGTCGCCTCCGGCTTCCACAGCCTCGCCAAGGGCGTCGGCCGGCACTTCGAGGTGGGCAGTGTCCGCCAGACCGTCGTCGAACTCGACGAGGCCTTCCTGTTCGTCACGGCCGCCGGCGACGGCAGCTGCCTCGCCGTCCTCTCGGACGCCGACTCCGACGTGGGCCAGGTCGCGTACGAGATGACGCTGCTCGTCAAGCGAGTCGGCGTACATCTGGCCTCCAGCCCGCGCACCGATCTGTCCTCGGGCGGGTAG
- a CDS encoding DUF742 domain-containing protein, protein MSGDGQGRRHWFDDEAGPVVRPYAMTRGRTTSAAQHRLDLIALVVTEQHAEDPEADHTLSPEHVDIVELCRGVPQSVAELAAELDLPIGVVRVLIGDLVDDEMVHVTRPVPPAELPDESILRDVISGLRAL, encoded by the coding sequence ATGAGCGGAGACGGTCAGGGAAGACGCCACTGGTTCGACGACGAGGCGGGACCGGTGGTCCGCCCGTACGCCATGACCCGCGGCCGCACCACCAGCGCGGCCCAGCACCGCCTCGATCTGATCGCGCTGGTGGTCACGGAACAGCACGCCGAGGACCCCGAGGCGGACCACACGCTGTCCCCGGAACACGTGGACATCGTCGAACTCTGCCGTGGTGTCCCCCAGTCGGTCGCCGAACTCGCGGCGGAACTCGATCTGCCCATCGGAGTGGTGCGGGTCCTGATCGGCGACCTGGTGGATGACGAAATGGTCCATGTGACACGTCCCGTTCCCCCTGCCGAACTGCCGGACGAGAGTATTCTGCGCGACGTGATCAGCGGCCTCCGGGCGCTCTGA